The following coding sequences lie in one Leptospira inadai serovar Lyme str. 10 genomic window:
- a CDS encoding transposase, which translates to MLKAIHAQENKDESLKKAKFVVERLTEMKLKEAAKVVSDGIEETLAYMDFPSEHWRKIRTNNPLERIIKRSER; encoded by the coding sequence ATGCTGAAAGCAATCCATGCTCAAGAGAACAAAGATGAGTCTTTGAAGAAAGCCAAATTCGTCGTAGAACGACTAACGGAAATGAAATTAAAAGAAGCGGCTAAAGTAGTTTCTGATGGAATTGAGGAAACTTTAGCCTATATGGACTTTCCTTCCGAGCATTGGAGAAAGATACGAACGAATAATCCTTTAGAGCGGATCATCAAGAGATCAGAGAGAC